TTCCTGGCGCTCAAGCTGGTCGCGGCGGCCAATCCCGATGCGAAGGTCATCATGGGCACGCCGACCTGGCCCAATCATCCGCCGATGATCGCCGGGACCGGGCTGCAGATCACCGACTATCGCCACTACGATCCGGCCGCCCGCAAGGTCGATTTCGCCGCGATGGCCGAAGCGCTTGAGGCTGGTCGTCCTGGCGACGTCGCCCTGCTTCACGGCTGCTGCCACAATCCGACCGGCGCCGACCTGTCGGAGGACGAGTGGCGCCAGGTCGCCGAGATCGTCGCGCGGCGCGGCCTGCTACCGCTGATCGACTTCGCCTATCAGGGGTTCGCCCGGGGCCTGGAGCAGGACCGCTTCGGTGTCGAGCTGCTGCTTGATGCCTGCAACGAAGTGCTGATTACGCAGAGCTGCGACAAGAATTTCGCGGTCTATCGCGACCGGGTCGGCTGCCTGTTCGTCAAGGCGGTGACCCTCGACAATGCGAAGTTCGCCTTCACCCACCTGCTGCAGATCAGCCGCGAGGCCTGGTCCATGCCGCCCGACCACGGGGCGGCCACCGTCCGCACCGTGCTGGAGGATGAGGCGCTGACCGCTGACTGGCGCGCCGAACTGGACGAGATGCACGCCCGCATCCGCATGGTGCGCGAAACGATCGCGGGGGCCGACCCGCGCCTCGCCTATATCGCCGCGCAACAGGGGATGTTCTCGATGCTGCCGCTGTCGGTCGACCAGGTCAGGCAGATCCGCGAGACCCACGCCATCTACATGGCCGACAGCGGGCGCGCGAACTTGGTCGGGATCGCCGACCATGATCTCGAGCGCTTCTGCGCCGCGGTGGTCGAGACGATGAATGGCTGAAAAGGACCCTGAGTTTACGGTCGGAACGGATTGGGAAGAAGTCGCGAGGCTGGTGCTGACCAGCCGCGAACTCGACCGGCTGGAGGAAGAGGAACTCGTCCCTGCCCGCCAAGTGCTCTACCAGTTCAGCGCGCGCGGGCACGACCTGGCGCAGGTGCTGCTGGGCCTGAAGCTCAAGGACGGTGACGCGGCCTGCGGTTACTACCGCTCGCGGCCGCTGTTGCTGGCGCTGGGCGTGCCGCTGGCCGATGCGCTCGGCTCGGGCATGGGACGCTCCGGCGGCTATTCGGGCGGGCGCGATATCGGGGTCGTGTTCAATTATCCTAACCCGGGCGGCGCCCATGCGCTGCCGATGTGCGGCGGGGTGGGCGCGCAATATACGCCGGCCGCCGGCTGGGCGCAGGCGATCCGCTACAAGGCCGA
Above is a window of Sphingomonas glaciei DNA encoding:
- a CDS encoding aromatic amino acid transaminase, which gives rise to MLTSPARRGLADLPPIVSDTLLALIAMVNADTRANKIDVGVGVYRDGAGRTPVMRAVKAAEQKLLDGQHSKSYLGGAGDRGFAKALRPIVLGRHSGDERIVGLQTPGGCGALFLALKLVAAANPDAKVIMGTPTWPNHPPMIAGTGLQITDYRHYDPAARKVDFAAMAEALEAGRPGDVALLHGCCHNPTGADLSEDEWRQVAEIVARRGLLPLIDFAYQGFARGLEQDRFGVELLLDACNEVLITQSCDKNFAVYRDRVGCLFVKAVTLDNAKFAFTHLLQISREAWSMPPDHGAATVRTVLEDEALTADWRAELDEMHARIRMVRETIAGADPRLAYIAAQQGMFSMLPLSVDQVRQIRETHAIYMADSGRANLVGIADHDLERFCAAVVETMNG